In Papaver somniferum cultivar HN1 chromosome 1, ASM357369v1, whole genome shotgun sequence, a genomic segment contains:
- the LOC113348073 gene encoding uncharacterized protein LOC113348073 encodes MGNDLTKAIQYCWRGGFIPQGFNAIFLLLLPKVKNAKKAGQFRPIGLMNFSFKVITKIISSRFGSLIQKIVSPQQGAFIKGRNIQEQIVLASELVNELEIKSRGGNLGIKLDISQAYDSLSWEFLFHVNEEVWFFRKRNLLASYFAEICKNISSVEWWTCGVLSSRDGTQARRNVKKLAALLKDYQAAPGQIFNLAKSKCFIGGTSDLRKQQIADECRMPLSTFPYKYLGVMLTPGRIKSQHVWNCVEQIQASLTGWMGKLLSFQERLILVKHVLCSIPIYSMSVYKWPQRVLKECEQIIKKFLWPGDPAKRKSITLKWDKVCSPFEEGGLGQRRLEIMNKALFMKPWWKMMNSKEEWARYFQEKFLTKNGEWIGYHKKSSILPGLKWISEDVKNFTRWIVGNGGNISVWNDTWIKEKPLGELYPENIYLNQFPNMKFANLIIDGEWVMPTELLEMVSVNELPVISIVDDKRIWCGTITGELIVSSAVECIRTKYPKVSWS; translated from the exons ATGGGAAATGACTTAACAAAAGCTATCCAGTATTGCTGGAGAGGAGGTTTCATACCACAAGGATTCAATGCAATTTTTTTATTACTTCTTCCAAAAGTCAAGAATGCAAAGAAAGCTGGTCagtttagaccaattggtttAATGAACTTCAGTTTTAAAGTAATTACAAAGATTATATCCTCAAGATTTGGAAGTTTAATACAAAAAATAGTATCACCTCAACAAGGAGCATTCATAAAAGGTAGAAACATACAAGAACAAATTGTTCTTGCTTCAGAATTGGTAAATGAACTTGAAATTAAAAGCAGAGGTGGAAACTTGGGCATAAAGTTGGACATATCTCAAGCTTATGATTCACTCAGTTGGGAGTTCTTATTTCATGTAAATGAGGAAGTTTGGTTTTTCAGAAAAAGGAATCTCTTGGCTTCATATTTTGCTGAAATCTGCAAGAATATCAGTTCCGTTGAATGGTGGACTTGTGGGGTACTTTCAAGTAGGGATGGGACTCAGGCAAG GAGAAATGTTAAAAAACTAGCTGCACTTCTCAAAGATTATCAAGCTGCACCAGGACAAATATTCAATCTTGCAAAAAGCAAATGTTTTATTGGTGGAACTAGTGATCTAAGAAAGCAACAAATAGCTGATGAATGCAGAATGCCTCTTTCTACTTTTCCATACAAGTACTTAGGTGTTATGCTCACACCTGGAAGAATCAAATCTCAACATGTTTGGAATTGTGTAGAACAAATACAAGCAAGCTTAACTGGATGGATGGGTAAGCTATTATCATTTCAAGAAAGACTGATATTGGTAAAACATGTGCTCTGTAGTATTCCCATCTACAGTATGTCAGTATATAAATGGCCTCAAAGAGTTTTAAAGGAATGTGAACAAATTATTAAAAAATTTCTATGGCCAGGAGACCCTGCAAAAagaaagagtattacattaaaatGGGACAAGGTATGTTCTCCATTTGAAGAAGGTGGTCTTGGTCAGAGAAGATTGGAAATCATGAATAAAGCACTCTTTATGAAGCCTTGGTGGAAAATGATGAATAGTAAAGAAGAATGGGCAAGATATTTTCAAGAAAAATTCTTAACCAAGAATGGTGAGTGGATTGGGTATCATAAAAAATCCTCTATACTTCCAGGTTTGAAATGGATTTCAGAAGATGTGAAGAACTTCACAAGATGGATAGTGGGTAATGGTGGAAATATTTCAGTCTGGAATGATACATGGATAAAAGAAAAACCATTGGGTGAATTATATCCAGAAAATATATATCTTAATCAATTCCCAAATATGAAATTTGCAAATTTAATAATTGATGGAGAATGGGTTATGCCTACAGAATTACTGGAAATGGTATCAGTTAATGAGCTGCCTGTGATCAGTATTGTGGATGACAAAAGAATATGGTGTGGCACAATTACTGGGGAATTGATTGTCTCTTCTGCCGTGGAATGTATCAGAACAAAGTATCCTAAAGTGAGCTGGTCATAA